A genomic segment from Solenopsis invicta isolate M01_SB chromosome 5, UNIL_Sinv_3.0, whole genome shotgun sequence encodes:
- the LOC105202333 gene encoding uncharacterized protein LOC105202333, with the protein MMLMQEPGWKLERKGSGAQVLRKDGSHFKSSTARVCFRCDVEIREFVPDEDYGVMENMEMETAASPLAMLSSCVAALCVTIFLPWLLIGG; encoded by the coding sequence ATGATGCTGATGCAGGAGCCCGGTTGGAAGCTGGAACGCAAAGGTTCGGGGGCTCAAGTGCTGCGCAAGGACGGATCTCATTTCAAGAGCAGCACGGCACGCGTGTGCTTCAGATGCGACGTGGAAATACGCGAATTCGTTCCCGATGAGGATTACGGTGTGATGGAAAACATGGAAATGGAGACAGCTGCGAGTCCCCTGGCGATGCTGTCCAGTTGTGTGGCGGCGCTCTGCGTCACCATTTTCTTGCCTTGGCTCCTGATCGGGGGCTAG